A stretch of Allostreptomyces psammosilenae DNA encodes these proteins:
- a CDS encoding MarR family winged helix-turn-helix transcriptional regulator, whose translation MTPNAPGPELLGTRLRHLLELLDGDVAAVYADLGLEGFRPRFTPVIRTLAASGPSSIRDLARATGVSHSAASQTVAQMAREQLVELAPGEDARQRIVRLTPRAESLLPTLDAEWRATATAAAEFEAELSYPLSRLVEEALAALRRRPMRQRVADAAPDLLPGEPC comes from the coding sequence ATGACACCCAACGCTCCCGGCCCGGAACTCCTCGGGACCCGCCTGCGCCACCTGCTCGAACTGCTGGACGGCGACGTCGCCGCCGTCTACGCCGACCTCGGCCTGGAGGGCTTCCGCCCGCGCTTCACCCCGGTCATCCGCACGCTGGCCGCCTCGGGCCCCTCCTCCATCCGCGACCTGGCGCGCGCCACCGGCGTGAGCCATTCCGCGGCGAGCCAGACGGTGGCCCAGATGGCCAGGGAGCAACTGGTGGAGCTCGCCCCGGGCGAGGACGCGCGCCAGCGCATCGTCCGGCTCACCCCGCGGGCCGAGTCCCTGCTGCCCACGCTGGACGCCGAGTGGCGGGCCACCGCGACCGCCGCCGCCGAGTTCGAGGCCGAGCTGTCGTACCCGCTCAGCCGGCTGGTCGAGGAGGCGCTCGCCGCCCTGCGCCGCCGCCCGATGCGGCAGCGCGTCGCCGACGCGGCCCCGGACCTGCTCCCCGGCGAGCCGTGCTGA
- a CDS encoding lysophospholipid acyltransferase family protein: protein MLYQAVRAVGGPAARLLFRPRVEGLHNIPRTGPVILASNHLSFIDSVVIPLIVPRRVAFLAKAEYFEGTGLRGRAKRAFFGGVGNIPVQRNDQRGALASLEIAMGVLHDGGAFGIYPEGSRSRDGRLYRGRTGVGWLALASKAPVVPVGLIGTDRMQPVGSNLPRYHRITVRFGEPMDFSAHVGRRDVGKARREVTDAVMSAIHELSGQEYAGVFNEHATAE, encoded by the coding sequence GTGCTGTACCAGGCGGTGAGAGCGGTCGGTGGCCCGGCCGCCCGGCTGCTGTTCCGACCGCGGGTGGAAGGGCTGCACAACATCCCCCGCACCGGCCCGGTGATCCTCGCGAGCAACCACCTCTCGTTCATCGACTCGGTGGTGATCCCGCTGATCGTGCCGCGCCGGGTCGCCTTCCTGGCGAAGGCGGAGTACTTCGAGGGGACGGGGCTGCGCGGCCGGGCCAAGCGCGCCTTCTTCGGCGGGGTGGGCAACATCCCGGTGCAGCGCAACGACCAGCGCGGCGCCCTGGCCTCGCTGGAGATCGCCATGGGGGTGCTGCACGACGGCGGCGCCTTCGGCATCTACCCGGAGGGCTCGCGTTCCCGGGACGGGCGGCTGTACCGCGGGCGGACCGGCGTCGGCTGGCTGGCCCTGGCCTCCAAGGCCCCGGTGGTGCCGGTGGGCCTGATCGGGACGGACCGGATGCAGCCGGTGGGCAGCAACCTGCCGCGGTACCACCGGATCACCGTGCGCTTCGGCGAGCCGATGGACTTCTCCGCGCACGTGGGCCGCCGGGACGTCGGCAAGGCCCGCCGGGAGGTCACCGACGCCGTCATGTCGGCGATCCACGAGCTCTCCGGCCAGGAGTACGCCGGCGTCTTCAACGAGCACGCCACCGCCGAGTGA